In the genome of Conger conger chromosome 8, fConCon1.1, whole genome shotgun sequence, one region contains:
- the stx18 gene encoding syntaxin-18 isoform X2, whose amino-acid sequence MTDSERDQIDQDAQIFMRTCSDAIKQLRAEADKQVTSAQVKEHRGAVLDLIDDYLKSVCKLYSEQRAIRVKRVVDKKRLSRLEPEQHGVVEKSPEKEQAEEKVVKEENSEKAVPDVQKTDVGLWEDSRVEDELSPEEIQMFEQENQRLVSEMSSLVDEVRQIEGKVVEISRLQEIFAEKVLQQETEIDSIHQLVVGATENVKEGNEDIREAIKNNAGFRVWILFFLVMCSFSLLFLDWYDG is encoded by the exons ATGACAGACAGCGAGCGTGACCAGATCGATCAGGATGCTCAGATCTTCATGAGAACCTGCTCCGACGCCATCAAGCAGCTTCGAGCCGAGG CGGACAAGCAGGTCACCAGCGCTCAGGTGAAGGAGCACAGGGGAGCGGTTTTGGACCTGATAGACGACTACCTGaaaa GCGTGTGCAAGCTCTACTCTGAGCAGAGAGCTATTCGTGTGAAGAGGGTTGTTGACAAGAAGAGACT CTCCAGACTGGAGCCTGAACAGCACGGGGTGGTGGAGAAGAGTCCGGAGAAGGAGCAGGCCGAGGAGAAGGTGGTGAAGGAGGAGAACAGTG AGAAGGCGGTGCCAGACGTGCAGAAGACCGACGTGGGTCTATGGGAGGACAGCCGAGTGGAGGATGAGCTCTCCCCCGAGGAAATCCAGATG TTTGAACAGGAGAACCAGCGGCTGGTGAGTGAAATGAGCAGTCTGGTGGATGAAGTAAG GCAGATCGAGGGGAAGGTGGTGGAGATTTCACGGCTGCAGGAGATATTCGCAGAGAAAGTTTTACAGCAG GAGACCGAGATAGACAGCATTCACCAACTTGTGGTGGGTGCCACTGAAAACGTCAAAGAGGGCAACGAGGATATCAGAGAG GCTATCAAAAACAACGCCGGGTTCCGGGTGTGGATCCTCTTCTTCCTCGTCATGTGTTCCTTTTCCCTCCTCTTCCTGGACTGGTATGACGGTTAA